A stretch of Longimicrobium terrae DNA encodes these proteins:
- a CDS encoding DUF2784 domain-containing protein, which produces MIYRFLADVLLVFHLSFAIFAGIGALLVLRWPRLRWVHVPVAAWGALIMFGGWICPLTPLEKYLRRLGGQAGYEGGFLEHYIISVLYPAGLTRGLQIGIGLFVVAVNGFVYGRMIARRRRAFHADGGVPRG; this is translated from the coding sequence TTGATCTACCGCTTTCTGGCCGACGTGCTGCTGGTATTTCACCTCTCCTTTGCGATCTTCGCGGGGATCGGGGCGCTGCTGGTGCTGCGCTGGCCGCGGCTGCGGTGGGTGCACGTGCCGGTGGCGGCGTGGGGCGCGCTGATCATGTTCGGCGGATGGATCTGCCCGCTGACGCCGCTGGAAAAGTACCTGCGCAGGCTGGGCGGCCAGGCGGGGTACGAGGGCGGCTTTCTGGAGCACTACATCATTTCCGTGCTGTACCCGGCGGGGCTCACGCGCGGCCTGCAGATCGGGATCGGGCTGTTCGTGGTGGCGGTGAACGGCTTCGTGTACGGGCGGATGATCGCGCGGCGCAGGCGTGCGTTCCATGCGGACGGCGGTGTGCCCCGCGGGTGA